A single Hippocampus zosterae strain Florida chromosome 17, ASM2543408v3, whole genome shotgun sequence DNA region contains:
- the bptf gene encoding nucleosome-remodeling factor subunit BPTF isoform X1, which yields MRGKRGRPPKPLATEEHSPAPATTRGLRPRRNIKPRFRDSGEEDAESPVRGVAKPTRKKKAASVISTRGRGRGRGGRGRRGARGGRRTPVSKTVVYDDHESDEDDDAVSLRSEEEEPVEDPQSDEDEALKEDSDCLDDVLDEQQRQEEEEVEDDASYCTESSFRSQSTHASTPGRKKARPRTPILEEKNIPPLDLPASSEDLLVPSEDLLNATSIYEVLRNFSTVLRLSPFRFEDFCAALIGQEQCTLIAETHISLLKAILHEEETSNTSFGPADLKDSVNSTLYFIDGMTWPEVLRAYCESDTEYHYVLPDQELDDYPFGPVESKIKVLQFLVNQFLTTNIAREELMSDGVMQYDDHCRVCHRLGDLLCCETCSAVYHLECVKPPLKEVPEDEWQCEICVAHQIPGVTDCVTEAQKNRPYIRQEPLGYDRHQRKYWFLSRRIIVEEDGEHQKKKIWYYSSRWQFQELLECLDKDYWEMDLWASLEEIKEEVQTHMDITEDLTDKARGNNKAYLTAVNEMVTERLKCRRDARTANRQAEEVNTQAEKSCVPTVGDSAKVPSQLGDGEHKDIEPKETAAAMPAAVVPTGAQESCASDSKSSSAPRDSSEVPDSNIDAKEDGESPPAAKQERTDEAKRSSESTQAQAPDEHPEAGPKVSDSRSPGKPEQPDLFERSSRSSFTSQDGTEECHVNVRSNRATGSALDSVNQILRKSKESSPDFETSHSSFSKSDFALNLNNLFKLGQEGKYRVYHNQYSTNVLALNKHQHREDNDKRRHLSHKFSLTAASEFKWNGSIYGSRSLTITTLRFNIIQLESNIPPPFMHLNWASHRTNWNKAVQMCSKAREFALALAILECAIKPVVMLPVWKDSLGHTRLHRMTSMEREEKEKVKKREKKLEDEESLQQATWVKYSVNIKHQVWKQKGEEYRVTGYGGWSWVSKTRVPRFVPKLPGNTNANYRKELKAKIRQENDAGTNKEKKAEDEMQTSQSTAEEKQPVSMSVSAPSASSEQEQAAKEEAKPKDEEQENVEDDKMEIEPRLNSAPSNEDGENVENKGPSLPAAQPVKTEPIQKDEPPQDETPAPEPSYDVVDVSEGFHLRTAYKQKVKPSKLDGLLERRVKQFTLEEKQRLERFRQAALLSKMASARPTSVIKTEAKQPSAVNPCVKVEEKKGDKKAKDPVVKQLDFDQEPNELQVNSDIKLDGHGPQTEIGPAHGNGGGAAAYNEVNGGSTGSTGLNGKNNFKSEAIESQEKPLKQEVEDNTKKRSYEEMERGSRQTDGEMVEADQSKTNAEQLNGETGLAVPSPSNLSNQVHGGNKEPVKPLMNGSLSQNVASYDGHSPPTKIPKLENHVADTAEPQNVVSSDKDALKGSDGAAPAHLQTSNSSDNGSRREDVKTPPQNVFESQNAPTSAANNAVSSTPTSANKPVSAVSPSSKPAGADVTCPKVGSTSSTICKEYSTSERVTLLKFTKCKKARSGTALPSYRKFVTKSSKKSIFVLPNDDLKRLARKGGFKEVPIFNYNAKPALDIWPYPSPRPTFGITWRYRLQTMRSLAGVSLMLRLLWACLRWDDMAVKPSVAVGLTRKETTDTDITTTEIIKRRDVGPYGIYSEYCIRKIICPLGSRDTPKETPTPQRKGLRSSALRPKKQESAKPTGPIAVETWIPEEDLELWEIRAFAEKMEKEKLQGTDSPKTVSALKSAEDVKTHLENQLKQTRMAAQQKRFEQQAVSTAAVATTPTTTTTTSSSSTSNCVSTPVSTGQRTSQVTSGTKMVLASKLGSPVSLQQDKNFHQSFATWVKQGQTSSNTDEQKCSSIFPSGPPANLRTYSTLHPTTGNINLRASNSASSSHQQMMRAGNQTQPAASPKLTLQGHSQQVQMGQGHVASAAVSGSTPAQTIEGQRAAGPAPSPCATSAAPGQAPATPSQASRPQQGQVKLTMAQLMQLTQSAQGGNPGLTVVIQGQGQTEGQLQIVPQGVTVIPSPGQQLMQAAMPNGQVHRFLFTPMPVSSSISTSTLAAAVPAKPAALPSPPTQISRSNVQTTPSALAQTQMAAPIPAPTQPISPLSSQPGSDLGSTPTSVPIHPQVTASIPTTLHVTPQVPVEARISAPSSQFSPIAAQALPQTLVSSSAPVQTEVAKSVPAPQHNGGQTMIPPQLLDQNPTVMTVAVAGQVTTQSQISAQTSPASSAPLQMHVTVPAPAFVPLSGNSAVQYANVTQMQCISASLPSPVQPQVPTCALPAASGPVIAVVSNEIGVLSPAKALTQIQTLAPRPLHAAAGHAVVTPVTATCTTPSVPALIEQRAAQPQVWKQASCEGQLPVHSVQQATIPSPPALTAVPACTLASRSIPVSSLPQASLSLKTQVQHPAVVSVQQVSQIPLSAVQLQMKALPVSSVVTTVRQPQAFSPLQSCPQNQICAQIQVQPCGQVQKIQHLQSPPHFQAQAQIHPQIRVQFQPQTQPASQPQVQHLPQIQPQVQFQSPKPTLPQVQVQHQHQYQSQAQSALQTQVHTQPQTQQQPQAPLQAQLHPQVQVHFQQQNQIHPLPHASQQPQVQSLSPMTSPIPTQTQFKAQSPTQVPVQTQPQVQAQVQVQFQTPKQTHIQAQPQLHVQPSIRHQLITVPGLQQPVQLLSALPPHVAAQIQAQIQAQAQQQGGTVPQQIKLQLPIQIQQAHQIQNVVTIQAPTNLQDQLQRMQQPRDQQQPQPQQQQQQQQQQHAQQHQHLPPKKKKQQENKREHKDHNQSSVSPGDGVHKQVGAKHSISAEQLKQRKTQAAAEREENQRMIVCNQVMKYILDKIEKDEKQAAKKRKKDEVVEQKRSKQNATKLTALLYKHKEHLKAEILKKRALLDKDLQLQVQEELRRDIARLQKEKEKARAAIAQAAAAAVKSSSVSSHSSHSSQPSHSTHSSHSNRTAGPPSSTHKRKREEERDKDRNRDKERHHDKKRERERDKDRDRYKDRERDREKERMRAHEHHRPQDREKGRERDRDKERDPFSFKHKKKKKLSSTSKDHKKDNKLYCICKTPYDESKFYIGCDLCSNWFHGACVGITEKEAKKLEDFVCNDCKRGHEGGSKEELYCICRTPYDESQFYIGCDRCQNWYHGRCVGILQSEANHIDVYVCPQCQSTQDAMTVLTPLTDKDYEGLKRILRSLQSHKMAWPFLEPVDPHDAPDYYRVIKEPMDFSTMESRLQKRHYHKVTEFVADVTKIFDNCRYYNPNDTPFFQCAEVLEGFFVQKLKCFKTGRSHNNKLQSSSS from the exons ATGAGAGGGAAAAGGGGCAGGCCGCCCAAACCGCTAGCAACCGAGGAGCACTCGCCAGCTCCGGCTACTACACGGGGCTTGCGGCCGAGGAGGAATATCAAGCCCCGTTTCCGAGACAGCGGCGAGGAGGACGCGGAGAGTCCCGTTCGGGGAGTAGCCAAGCCGACCAGGAAAAAGAAAGCGGCATCTGTCATCTCGACGCGAGGCAGGGGACGAGGCAGAGGTGGCCGAGGAAGAAGAGGGGCTCGCGGAGGCAGAAGGACCCCTGTCTCCAAAACGGTCGTGTACGACGACCACGAGAgcgacgaggacgacgacgcTGTCAGTTTGAGATCCGAGGAAGAAGAGCCGGTCGAGGACCCTCAGTCCGACGAGGACGAGGCCCTCAAGGAGGACTCGGACTGCCTTGATGATGTGCTGGACGAGCAGCagcggcaggaggaggaggaggtggaagaTGATGCCAGCTACTGTACGGAGAGTAGCTTTCGGAGTCAGAGCACACACGCCAGCACACCGG GGAGGAAAAAGGCCCGACCCCGCACCCCCATTTTGGAAGAGAAAAACATCCCCCCTCTTGATCTACCCGCGTCTTCCGAGGATCTCCTGGTGCCTAGCGAAGACCTGCTAAATGCAACCTCCATCTATGAGGTGCTTCGGAACTTCAGCACGGTGCTGCGGCTGTCCCCCTTCCGCTTTGAGGACTTTTGCGCCGCGCTCATCGGCCAGGAACAATGCACTTTAATTGCGGAGACTCACATTTCTCTGCTGAAGGCCATCCTGCATGAAGAGGAAACGTCCAACACTAGCTTTGGGCCCGCTGACCTCAAGGACAGCGTCAATTCCACTCTGTACTTCATCGACGGCATGACGTGGCCCGAGGTGCTACGTGCTTATTGTGAGAGCGACACAGAGTACCACTACGTTCTGCCCGATCAGGAACTGGATGATTATCCTTTTGGTCCCGTTGAAAGTAAAATCAAGGTGCTTCAGTTCCTGGTGAACCAGTTTCTTACCACCAACATTGCCCGTGAAGAGCTGATGTCTGATGGCGTCATGCAATATGACGACCACTGTCGCGTATGTCACCGGCTCGGTGACCTGCTCTGCTGCGAGACCTGCTCTGCGGTTTACCACTTGGAGTGTGTGAAGCCACCACTAAAGGAGGTTCCGGAAGACGAGTGGCAGTGCGAGATCTGTGTGGCACATCAAATACCCGGCGTGACCGACTGTGTGACGGAAGCGCAGAAGAACAGGCCCTACATACGCCAGGAGCCTCTTGGATATGACCGCCACCAGAGGAAATACTGGTTTCTCAGCAGAAGGATTATTGT TGAAGAGGACGgtgaacaccagaagaaaaagATCTGGTACTACAGCAGCAGATGGCAGTTTCAAGAGCTGCTTGAGTGTCTGGATAAGGACTACTGGGAGATGGACCTTTGGGCCAGTCTGGAGGAGATAAAGGAGGAAGTTCAAACTCACATGGACATCACGGAGGACCTTACCGATAAAGCTCGCGGAAACAATAAAGCCTACCTCACTGCTGTCAACG AGATGGTCACAGAACGTTTAAAGTGCAGACGGGACGCGCGGACAGCAAACCGGCAAGCAGAGGAAGTGAATACACAAGCGGAAAAAAGTTGCGTGCCGACAGTGGGGGATTCTGCCAAAGTTCCGTCGCAGCTCGGCGATGGAGAGCACAAAGACATCGAGCCCAAGGAGACCGCGGCGGCTATGCCTG CAGCTGTCGTTCCGACCGGCGCCCAAGAGAGCTGCGCGTCTGATTCTAAGTCCAGCTCGGCCCCCCGGGACTCAAGTGAAGTTCCTGATTCAAACATCGACGCCAAGGAGGATGGGGAATCCCCGCCAGCGGCAAAGCAGGAAAGGACAG ATGAAGCTAAGCGGAGCAGTGAATCCACGCAAGCACAAGCCCCTGACGAGCATCCTGAAGCAGGGCCGAAGGTCTCAGACAGCAGGAGCCCCGGGAAACCAGAGCAGCCAGACCTGTTTGAAAGGTCCTCTCGGTCATCTTTCACCAGTCAAGATGGGACAG aGGAGTGTCATGTTAATGTGAGGAGCAACAGAGCAACTGGATCGGCGCTGGACTCTGTGAACCAAATTTTGAGGAAAAGCAAAGAG TCCTCCCCAGATTTCGAGACTTCACATTCCAGCTTTTCCAAAAGCGACTTTGCGTTGAACTTGAACAACTTGTTCAAACTGGGTCAGGAGGGTAAATATCGGGTGTACCATAACCAGTACAGCACCAACGTCCTGGCGCTCAACAAGCATCAGCACCGGGAAGACAACGACAAAAGGCGGCACCTCTCCCACAAGTTCAGCTTGACGGCCGCGTCGGAGTTCAAGTGGAACGGCTCCATCTACGGATCCCGGAGCCTGACTATCACCACCCTGCGTTTCAACATCATCCAGCTGGAGAGCAACATCCCACCGCCATTTATGCACCTGAACTGGGCATCGCACAG AACTAACTGGAACAAAGCAGTGCAAATGTGTAGCAAAGCGAGGGAATTTGCGCTCGCCTTGGCCATCCTGGAGTGTGCCATCAAGCCAGTTGTCATGCTGCCCGTATGGAAAGATTCCCTTGGACACACGAG GCTACACCGCATGACCTCCATGGAGCGTGAAGAGAAAGAGAAGGTCAAGAAACGGGAGAAAAAGCTGGAGGATGAGGAGTCGCTGCAGCAGGCCACATGGGTGAAGTACAGCGTTAACATCAAACACcag GTGTGGAAGCAGAAGGGTGAAGAGTACAGAGTGACGGGGTATGGTGGCTGGAGCTGGGTCAGTAAGACCCGCGTACCGCGTTTTGTTCCTAAATTACCAGGAAACACGAATGCAAACTACCGAAAAGAACTGAAAG CCAAAATTAGGCAGGAAAATGATGCTGGCACCAACAAAGAGAAAAAGGCAGAGGATGAAATGCAGACGAGTCAAAGTACGGCGGAGGAAAAGCAGCCGGTTTCCATGAGTGTGTCAGCTCCGAGTGCGTCATCTGAACAAGAACAGGCAGCAAAAGAGGAAGCCAAGCCCAAAGACGAGGAGCAAGAAAATGTAGAAGACGACAAAATGGAGATTGAACCCCGTCTGAATTCAGCACCATCAAATGAAGACGGAG aaaatgttgaaaacaaagGCCCGTCACTGCCTGCTGCGCAGCCTGTAAAAACGGAGCCGATCCAGAAAGACGAGCCACCTCAGGACGAGACCCCTGCACCGGAGCCTTCATATGACGTTGTCGATGTCAGCGAAGGATTTCATTTGCGAACGGCTTATAAGCAGAAGGTAAAGCCTTCCAAATTGGATGGACTCTTGGAGCGGCGTGTCAAACAGTTCACTTTGGAGGAGAAGCAGAGACTGGAGCGGTTCAGACAGGCAGCCTTGCTGTCAAAAATGGCTTCCGCGCGGCCCACTTCTGTCATCAAAACTGAAGCTAAACAGCCGTCGGCGGTGAATCCGTGCGTTAAAGTTGAAGAAAAGAAAGGTGACAAGAAGGCGAAAGACCCCGTCGTAAAACAGCTGGACTTCGATCAGGAACCCAATGAGCTCCAAGTCAACTCGGATATCAAATTGGACGGTCACGGACCGCAGACAGAAATCGGTCCCGCGCATGGCAATGGTGGAGGTGCCGCGGCATACAACGAAGTGAACGGAGGATCCACGGGAAGCACTGGGCTCAACggtaaaaacaatttcaaatccGAAGCGATAGAAAGCCAGGAGAAACCTCTGAAACAGGAAGTTGAAGACAACACAAAGAAACGTAGCTACGAGGAAATGGAGCGAGGCAGTCGGCAGACCGATGGGGAGATGGTGGAGGCTGACCAAAGCAAGACCAATGCAGAGCAGCTGAATGGAGAAACTGGGCTCGCTGTTCCTTCACCTTCAAACCTCAGCAATCAAGTCCACGGCGGTAACAAAGAACCTGTCAAACCGCTAATGAATGGAAGTCTCTCCCAAAATGTTGCCTCCTACGACGGTCATTCACCTCCCACAAAGATCCCCAAATTAGAAAACCACGTGGCCGATACAGCAGAGCCGCAAAATGTCGTAAGTAGCGACAAGGATGCGCTCAAAGGTTCAGACGGGGCAGCGCCGGCTCATCTTCAAACTTCAAATAGTAGTGACAACGGCAGTCGTAGAGAAGATGTAAAGACACCCCCGCAAAATGTCTTCGAGTCTCAAAACGCCCCAACCTCTGCGGCAAATAACGCGGTCTCTTCCACTCCGACCTCCGCCAACAAGCCAGTGTCGGCAGTCTCTCCGAGTTCCAAGCCTGCCGGTGCAGATGTTACTTGTCCAAAGGTGGGTTCCACCTCTTCGACGATATGCAAAGAGTACAGCACCAGCGAGAGAGTCACTCTCCTCAAGTTCACCAAATGTAAGAAGGCTCGGTCAGGCACGGCCCTGCCGTCCTATCGCAAATTTGTCACCAAAAGCAGCAAAAAGAGCATTTTTGTCCTGCCCAATGATGACCTGAAGAGGCTCGCGAGGAAAGGAGGCTTCAAAGAGGTTCCCATCTTCAACTACAATGCCAAGCCAGCCTTGGATATATGGCCCTACCCGTCTCCTCGGCCTACGTTTGGAATCACGTGGAG GTACCGTCTTCAGACAATGAGATCGCTGGCGGGAGTCAGCCTGATGCTCAGGTTGCTCTGGGCCTGCCTGAGATGGGATGACATGGCTGTCAAGCCCTCTGTTGCCGTAGGCCTGACGCGCAAAG AAACCACAGACACAGATATCACCACAACGGAGATCATTAAACGCAGAGACGTGGGGCCTTATGGCATCTACTCAGAATATTGTATCAGGAAGATTATCTGTCCGCTCGGAAGCAGAGACACTCCAAAAG AAACGCCGACTCCACAAAGGAAAGGCCTACGATCCAGTGCCTTGAGACCCAAGAAACAGGAGTCAGCCAAGCCAACCGGACCGATTGCTGTGGAGACGTGGATTCCTGAAGAGGATCTGGAGCTGTGGGAGATCAGAGCCTTTGCAGAAAA aatggagaaggagaaaCTACAAGGAACTGATTCCCCCAAAACAGTCAGCGCCCTGAAGAGTGCGGAGGATGTCAAGACGCATTTGGAGAATCAGCTGAAGCAGACCAGAATGGCTGCCCAGCAG AAACGCTTTGAGCAACAAGCTGTATCCACAGCTGCAGTCGcaaccacccccaccaccaccacgacaACCTCATCATCCAGCACTTCAAATTGTGTTAGTACCCCCGTGTCCACGGGCCAGAGAACAAGTCAGGTCACATCAGGAACCAAGATGGTCTTGGCCTCCAAATTGGGATCACCAGTCTCCTTGCAGCAAGACAAGAACTTCCACCAGTCTTTTGCCACCTGGGTCAAGCAGGGTCAGACCAGTAGTAATACAG atgagcagaaatgcagcagcaTATTCCCGTCCGGCCCACCTGCAAACCTGAGGACGTACAGTACACTCCATCCGACAACCGGCAATATCAATCTCAGAGCCAGCAACTCGGCTTCATCGAGCCATCAGCAG ATGATGAGAGCAGGGAACCAAACGCAACCTGCAGCAAGTCCTAAATTGACTCTACAAG GCCATTCCCAACAGGTCCAGATGGGCCAAGGCCATGTTGCATCTGCAGCTGTATCTGGTTCTACTCCCGCGCAGACAATTGAAGGTCAGAGAGCCGCAGGTCCCGCGCCGTCACCTTGCGCGACCAGCGCAGCACCCGGGCAGGCTCCCGCGACTCCTTCCCAAGCCAGCCGACCACAGCAGGGTCAAGTCAAACTCACTATGGCGCAGCTCATGCAGTTAACGCAGAGTGCTCAG GGGGGGAATCCTGGTCTGACGGTGGTGATCCAGGGTCAAGGCCAGACGGAGGGCCAGCTGCAAATTGTCCCACAGGGCGTCACCGTCATCCCTTCCCCCGGTCAGCAGCTGATGCAGGCGGCGATGCCCAATGGCCAAGTCCATCGCTTCCTCTTCACTCCCATGCCGGTGTCTTCATCGATTTCAACGTCAACGCtcgccgccgctgttcccgcaAAGCCCGCTGCATTACCGAGTCCGCCAACCCAAATATCGAGGTCCAACGTCCAGACTACGCCTTCAGCCTTGGCCCAGACCCAAATGGCAGCCCCTATTCCTGCTCCAACGCAACCAATTTCACCTCTTTCTTCGCAACCCGGATCAGATTTGGGTTCTACCCCAACCTCCGTCCCCATACATCCTCAAGTGACAGCCTCAATTCCTACAACGCTTCACGTTACTCCGCAGGTTCCAGTAGAAGCCCGCATTTCAGCACCATCATCCCAATTCTCTCCCATAGCAGCCCAAGCGTTGCCACAAACGCTAGTTTCATCCTCTGCCCCAGTACAAACCGAAGTGGCAAAATCTGTGCCTGCCCCGCAACATAATGGAGGGCAAACTATGATTCCACCCCAACTATTAGACCAGAATCCAACAGTAATGACCGTGGCTGTCGCGGGACAAGTTACAACCCAATCCCAGATCTCGGCACAAACTTCGCCCGCTTCCTCAGCTCCGCTCCAGATGCACGTTACAGTCCCCGCCCCTGCTTTTGTCCCTCTCTCGGGCAATTCTGCTGTCCAGTATGCAAACGTTACCCAAATGCAGTGCATTTCTGCATCTCTCCCCTCACCCGTCCAACCCCAAGTACCAACCTGCGCCCTCCCTGCCGCCTCTGGTCCAGTCATCGCCGTGGTATCCAATGAAATCGGTGTCCTGTCCCCCGCTAAAGCACTAACCCAAATTCAAACTCTAGCGCCTCGCCCTCTTCATGCTGCTGCGGGACACGCTGTGGTCACGCCAGTCACGGCCACGTGTACAACACCCTCCGTGCCAG CGCTAATAGAGCAGAGGGCTGCTCAGCCCCAGGTATGGAAACAGGCTTCATGCGAAGGCCAGCTTCCAGTCCATTCTGTTCAACAGGCAACCATTCCCAGTCCCCCCGCCCTCACCGCAGTTCCTGCCTGTACCCTGGCGTCGCGTTCCATACCCGTTTCCTCACTGCCCCAGGCGTCTCTCTCCTTGAAAACTCAAGTCCAACACCCTGCAGTCGTGTCTGTTCAGCAGGTGTCTCAAATTCCTCTCTCAGCTGTGCAGCTTCAAATGAAGGCCTTACCCGTTTCCTCTGTAGTGACAACGGTTAGACAGCCCCAAGCCTTCAGTCCACTGCAGTCCTGCCCTCAAAACCAAATCTGTGCACAAATTCAGGTCCAGCCTTGCGGCCAAGTCCAAAAAATACAACACCTCCAGTCGCCGCCTCACTTCCAGGCGCAAGCGCAAATCCACCCTCAGATCAGAGTTCAGTTTCAGCCCCAAACTCAGCCGGCGTCCCAACCCCAAGTACAACACCTCCCTCAAATTCAACCCCAGGTGCAGTTTCAATCTCCAAAGCCAACCTTGCCCCAGGTTCAagttcaacaccaacaccagtACCAGTCACAGGCGCAAAGTGCGCTCCAAACACAAGTGCACACCCAACCGCAGACTCAGCAGCAGCCTCAGGCGCCACTACAAGCCCAGTTGCATCCACAGGTTCAGGTTCATTTCCAGCAGCAGAACCAGATTCACCCTCTGCCTCATGCGTCACAGCAACCTCAAGTTCAAAGTCTCTCACCAATGACAAGTCCAATTCCAACCCAAACTCAATTCAAAGCGCAGTCGCCCACCCAGGTTCCAGTACAGACTCAACCCCAAGTGCAAGCGCAGGTTCAAGTCCAGTTCCAAACCCCGAAGCAAACCCACATTCAAGCTCAGCCTCAACTTCACGTCCAGCCTTCGATTCGACATCAGCTCATCACTGTTCCGGGGCTTCAACAACCGGTCCAACTGTTGTCAGCTCTTCCACCTCACGTTGCGGCCCAGATCCAGGCTCAGATCCAAGCACAGGCGCAGCAGCAAGGCGGGACGGTTCCCCAGCAGATCAAACTGCAACTGCCTATCCAGATCCAGCAGGCTCACCAAATCCAGAACGTGGTGACGATACAGGCCCCGACAAACCTGCAGGATCAACTTCAGAGGATGCAGCAACCCAGAGACCAGCAACAACCGCAaccgcaacagcagcagcagcagcagcagcagcaacacgcTCAGCAACATCAGCATCTGccaccaaagaagaagaaacagcaAGAGAATAAAAGGGAGCATAAGGATCATAATCAGTCGTCCGTGAGCCCGGGAGACGGTGTTCATAAACAG GTGGGAGCGAAGCACAGCATTTCGGCGGAACAGCTCAAACAGAGGAAAACCCAAGCCGCCGCTGAGCGGGAGGAAAACCAGAG AATGATTGTGTGCAACCAGGTGATGAAGTATATTCTCGATAAGATTGAGAAGGACGAGAAGCAGGCAGCTAAGAAGAGAAAGAAGGACGAGGTGGTTGAGCAGAAACGCTCCAAGCAGAATGCCACCAAGTTGACGGCGTTGTTGTACAAGCATAAAGAACACCTGAAGGCAGAGATTCTAAAAAAGAGGGCTCTGCTGGACAAGGACCTTCAGTTGCAAGTGCAG GAGGAGCTGAGGCGGGACATCGCCAGGCTCCAGAAAGAAAAGGAGAAAGCCCGAGCTGCCATCGCCCAGGCTGCGGCAGCGGCAGTCAAATCATCTTCCGTCTCCTCCCACTCCTCCCATTCTTCTCAACCCTCTCACTCGACGCACTCCTCTCACAGCAACCGCACCGCCGGACCGCCGTCCTCGACACATAAACGTAAGCGTGAAGAGGAGCGAGACAAGGACCGCAACAGGGACAAGGAGCGGCATCACGACAAGAAACGCGAGCGAGAACGGGACAAAGACCGGGATCGCTACAAAGACCGAGAGCGCGATCGAGAAAAGGAGAGGATGAGAGCGCATGAGCATCATCGACCTCAGGACAGGGAGAAGGGCAGAGAAAGGGACCGAGACAAGGAGAGGGATCCCTTCTCGTTCaaacacaagaagaagaagaagctctCGTCTACCTCAAAGGATCACAAGAAGGACAATAAACTCTACTGTATCTGCAAAACGCCCTACGACGAGTCCAA GTTCTACATTGGCTGTGACCTGTGCTCCAACTGGTTCCATGGCGCATGCGTGGGCATCACCGAGAAGGAAGCCAAAAAGTTAGAGGACTTTGTGTGTAATGATTGTAAACGAGGCCACGAAGGAGGAAGCAAGGAGGAGCTCTACTGCATCTGTCGGACGCCATATGACGAATCACA GTTTTACATCGGCTGTGACCGCTGCCAGAACTGGTACCACGGGCGCTGTGTGGGCATCCTACAGAGCGAGGCCAATCACATCGACGTGTACGTTTGCCCACAGTGTCAGTCGACGCAAGATGCCATGACTGTC